Genomic segment of Arachis stenosperma cultivar V10309 chromosome 4, arast.V10309.gnm1.PFL2, whole genome shotgun sequence:
TTTATGGACCATAAGTGACTTTCCAGCTTATGCTATGTTATCCGGTTGGAGCACAAAGGGAAAGTTAGCATGTCCTTGCTGTAATTATGACACCTCATCTTGTTATTTAAAACATAGCCGGAAGATGTGTTACATGGATCACCGTAAATTTTTGGCTATGGATCATCCATATAGGATGGACAAAAGATCTTTCAATGGCGATGTTGAATTGAGGTCTTCACCAGCTTTATTAGATGGGGAAcaaatttttgaagatttgaaagattttgaaaatgtatttggaaagaagcaaaaaaataaaattgatggTCCATGGAAGAAAAGGTCCATTTTCTTTGAGTTGCCATATTGGAAGCAAAATACATTGCGCCATTGTCTTGATGTTATGCACATTGAGAAAAACGTATGTGATAACATAATTGGAACTTTATTAGACATTCCAGGAAAGTCCAAAGATCATGCAAATGCTCGTTACGATCTCAAAAATATGGGCATAAGAAAAAAACTTCAACCAAAGGAGATAGATGGCGGCAAGAAAGCAAAAATTGCTAAGGCTTATTTTAACCTTACTAATCAAGAAAAAACcattttttgtaatattttgaAGTCAGTAAAATTGCCATCTGGTAGTGCCTCAAATATTTCTGGTGTGTTCATGTTGCTGAGAAAAAGATATCAGGCTACAAAAGTCATGATGCTCATTTTATGTTGCATTATTTGTTGCAAGTAGCTATAAAATGCACAATGCAGAATCAAGTAGCTGGCCCTTTAATTTATCTAGGTTCATTCTTTCGTTCCTTGTGCCAAAAAGTTGTTGAAAATGATACAATAGAGCATTTGGAAGTAGATATTAGAGAGATTCTGTGCCAATTGGAAAAAATATTTCCTCCTAGTTTCTTTGATATAATGGTCCATTTGCTTATTCATCTGGTAAATGAGTTGAGGTTGGGTGGCCCAGTTCAATTTAGGTGGATGTACCCCATTGAGAGATATTTGTGTAGGTTAAAGTCCTACGTTCGCAATAAGAGCCGCCCCGAAGGTTCAATTGCTGAAGGATATTTAGCCGAGGAATGCTTGACATTTTGCTCAAGGTATTTAAGTCCTGATGTGGATACAAGGCTGAGTAGGAGGACACGAAATTATGATAATTGCAGTGAAGCTGATGTATGTCATGATAGCTACTTTGCATGCTTGGGGCGACCAATTGGTGGAAAGAGGAAAGGGCAACCTTTTTTCTCTAGATACCAACTCAAAAATACAAGCTCATCGGTACATCTTATTCAATTGTGATAAAGTTAAAGACTacattaggtatttttcttatatattttccAATTACGAATTCTCTAGTAGCAAATTTAACTTACTCGCTTTTTACTTACTTTAGAGAGTATGAGGAACATGTCAACAATCAAACTAAAGGTagaaaatggaagaaggcaAAAACTCTAAGCCATGATTTTAGTGAATGGTTCAAAGAGCGTGCTTCTCATGAAGATGTTCCGAAACAACTTAAAGATTTGTCTAGAGGCCCAAACACAGTTGCAAAACGATTTTCTAGTTATGTAATCAATGGCTACAAATTTCAAACTAGAGAACATGATGCAAGCCACACAACTCAAAACAGTGGTGTGACTTTGGTGTGCGAAACACCAAGCTTTGCTAGTGCCAAGGACAACAACCCAATGACAAAAGCCGTAACATATTTTGGTGCAATAAATGACATAATTGAGTTAGACTATTATGCATGTTTCAAATTTGTTCTTTTCAATTGTGATTGGTTTGAAGCTGAAGAAGAGAATTTTGGTCTAACTTCAATTCACTTTAATAAAAGATGTTCTCGGGATGATCCTTTTGTATTAGCTTCACAACTCCACCAATGCTTTTATATTCAAGACCCTTTTAACGAAGACAATCATTATGTCATGGACACAGTGCCAAGGGATTTATTCAATATGTATGATGGGTATGATGTTGAAGCCGAAGAGTCTAATCAGAAAGACCCCTTTGATCAAGCAAATAATTTGTTTGTCCCAAAGGATAATTGTGAAGTTCAATGGACTAGAGAAGACATGCCAAATACAATCATTGAGAAACCTTCACTTGTTCTACAACAAGCTGAATATGATGATGATTCTGATCTTTAAAGAGATTTCTCTTCTCAAcatagaataatttttttgagttttatttttgGTGTAATTATTTATGAACAGGTGCATTTCTTATAGATTCTTGGTTCTTTTAATATGTGATATGATTTTTTCCTGTTATGTTAAtagattttatttctttttttcagAAAATGTtcaaaaaattcattgaaaatgAGATAGATTCAAAGTCAAGTGCTGAATTGCGTGCAAAGTTCTTCAAAAATATAGAAGTTAAGCGAGAAAAGATGTCTTCCGGTCAGCAGCAAcatcaaccaccaccaccacttaaGAGGATAAAAACCCTTAGTGATAGGGAAAGGGAGCAACTGTTAAGAAAAAATGGTGTCCAAGCAAATGATAAGCAGAATTTTGTAGAAAAGCCAAAAGTTGCAAAAGAAAAAGGGCAGAATTTGAAGAAAAGTAAAGTACAGAAGGAAGCAAGTATGACTCGTTCACAAGGATCAACATGTAGACAAGAAAAGGAACTTCCTTCTAAATCTACTGCTATGGCTCACAAGAATACTACAGAAGTAGATTCTAGAATGAGTCAAGATTTGAAGGGAAAAGAGACCACAATTGAAGATGATATTGAAGATTGTGGCAGCTTGCAAGAAAGGCCAACTAAGAAGGGAAAAACACGTCAATTTGCTTCAATGCCGATTGATACATTTCTTAAACTTAACAATGAACCTGATGGTGAAGAGCAATTAGATGAGAATGAAGGAGATATTATAGAGGAGCAGGACAAGGATTATATTAATCCAACTGAGGCTGAGAACTTAGACAATACTTTGAAAGGTAAACTTTTACTTATGCATGCTTAGTGGATTATAGGTGGTTAGCAACTAGGAAATTATATCTGATTtgtagtggatttaggttgaaCTTTTTGGTTGCTGCTGATGCCTGGAATTTCTCTTCTCAAATTGTATAGTGCGTGCTGTtttatccttgttaatggctAATTTTGCTAATTTTTATATCGCTACTGATTGCCATTTTCGCTTGCTGCCATTTAATTCATATAAATTGATCTTGATTAGTGCTGATTTGATTTTAGTGAGTTCATATGGGTTGAATTTGCTATTTGTTTAAATTCAGAAACGTCTTATTTACTGCTAGAGTACTGTCAaaatttctcaatttttttccaTGTTTATAGtttcttagtttaattagtTTGTTCAGTTTTTGTTAAATCAGTCGATTTAGCTATGCATGCTTAGTGGATTATAGGTGGTTAGCAATTAGGAAATTATATCTGATTCgtagtggatttaggttgaaCTCTTTGGTTGCTGCTGATGCCTGGAATGTTCTCTTCTCAAATTGTTCTCTTCTCAAATTGTATAGTGCGTGCTGTTTTATCCTTGTCAATGGCTTATTATGCTAATTTTGATATCGCTGTTGGTTGCCATTTTCGCTTGCTGCCACTTAATTCATATAAATTGATCTTGATTAGTGCTGATTTGATTTTAGTGCGTTCATATGGGTTGATTTTGCTATTTGTTTAAATTCAGAAACGTCCTATTTACTGCCAGAGTACTGTCGaaatttctcaatttttttccaTGTTTATAGtttcttagtttaattagtttgttcagtttttgttaaattagtcAATTTAGCTATGCATGCTTAGTGGATTATAGGTGGTTAGCAACTAGCAAATTATATTTGATTCgtagtggatttaggttgaaCTCTTTGGTTGCTGCTGATGCCTGGAATGTTCTCTTCTCAAATTGTATAGTGCGTGCTGTTTTATCCTTGTCAATGGCTTATTATGCTAATTTTGATATCGCTGCTGATTGCCATTTTTGCTTGCTGCCATTTAATTCATATAAATTGATCTTGATTAGTGCTGATTTGATTTTAGTGAGTTCATATGGGTTGATTTTGCAGTTTGTTTAAATTCAGAAATGTCATATATAATTAGTATCTTTGTATAGAGACAACAGTGAAGAAAACACGAGGACCTACACAATGCTTGAAGATTCATGCAAGACAGTTGGAAGATAGAGAACAAATTACTCTAGATAGTGAAGGAGAGGCAATTGGTCCTACTGATGAAGCTGAAAACAACTTGAGCAAATTTTTGGGCACAGTGGCAAGGAATTCAGATTTTTGTCCATTAATTTACACAAATTGGAAGGGGATTAAAGATAAAGAAGCCATTTGGGAATATGTTCAAGTGAGAACTTTAGTCTTGTTTCTTTTAAAAAGTATTTGGAAATGTACACATGTATTTTATTCTTACTAGCAAATAATAATTGTGTTTTATAGGCTAAATTCATTATTCCAACTGAAGGAAAGAGGATGGTCCTTGCTCGTATCAATGACAACTGGAGAAGGTATAAGATTACAATAAAGCAAACTCATTTTCTGCCATACAAATATGTTAATGAGATGCTGAAAAATCGTCCTAAAAGTATACCTGAGAGTCATTTTCACAAGTTAATTGCTTATTGGAGAACTGAGAAAGTTAAGGTAAGACATGTGAAACTTAGTGTAATTGTTTATGCAATTATATTATATACACATATGAGTGAAGTTTGATGATTTGTTGATAATACTTGTCCCTTTTTATGTAGAAAATGTCTGTGCAGAATAAGAAAAATAGGGCACAACAGAAATTTAGGCATCGAAAGGGACCAATAAATTTTGCAAGAATACGTGCAAGATTGGTACAATTTTTAATTCCTTGTTGAATTTGTTTGTGTATGTGTGGTGTGCCTTTTAACTCTATATAAATGCTATTTGAATTGGACTTATAGGCTGCTTCTAAGAAAAATAATGAACCACCTACTCAAGCAGAAATGTTTGTTGAGACTCGCCAAAGCACAAAGGGAAAATCATTGGATGAAGACACTCTGGATGTTATTGTAAGTATTAATTAGGAGTTAATTTGGTTAAAATAGGTTATGGATTTCTTGTGTCTTGGCAATTTGTCCATCACTTGTGGTTATTTTTATGCTTGCGTTGAGTTAAAGAAtcttgaaattatttttaatctcTATTATTTGTTTCGATGTTGTCAAATGATATATGCCTTTACTCCAATTGTGTATTTACTCTtattttattactattatttttcttcacaTTAATATAGGCACATTTGCAAGCTGAGAATAAAAAGTCTAAAGAATCAGCAATTAGAGCTTTCCAATCCATATTTGGGAAAGAGAAGGCAGGGAGAGTGCGATGTCACGGAAGAGTAACCACACCAACTTTGTTGAAGAAAAATGAGGAAATTGCCACCCTTAAGCAGCAACATGCAACTGAGAAAGCAACATTAGAGAATAAGGTTGATGTGATGCAAAAAGAAGTAGATGAACTAAAATCGCTTGTTAAGATGATGCTGCAATAAAAAAGCTCAGGAGTGGACTTTGACATGTTAGCTGCTCAATTAGGAAGCACTTTAGGAAATCCGAACAATAATGATGCGCATGAAGAGGTATTATTTGTTGTTAAAGTTTCTATATATTATCATATCTTAAAGATGTgtagttttatatttgatttttttttatgtttacaGGAAAACTATATTGAAGGGGAAATCGAACTTGATTAAGGTCAACTTTTTAAAAGCAAATGTTATAGGGTAAAAGTCATGAACTTGTGGACATGATGACTATTTGCTACTTAGCTATTTCAACCCTCTCttttgttattatattttttgcaaACTTAGATGATATTGTGGATCTTACAACAATTTTTATAAGTTAAATTTGATGAgaaatattcaattatttttctttagtgACTTAATTCAAATAGTTTAGAATATTTATTGATactaaacaattaaaaaaaactgaaaTGAATTTAATTCACGAGAAaactattataaataaaaaattatatatcacaaaaaaaaatcgtTGTCAATAGTTATAAAACCGTTGTCAAAGATGACTACATAATAAAACCGTTGCCAAACGCGACTCTAAAGGTAACGTTTTAAAACCGTTGTTTTAGATCACTATAAAATAGCAATGGTATTAAAACCGTTGCCGAAAACGACATCAACTGTAACACTTTAAAATCGTTGTCATAGATGGCTATAAACTGGCAACGGTTCAAAAACCGTTGCCGAAACCTGGCACCAATGGTAACGGTTTAAAACCGTTGGCTATGTGAATAATAAAACGACAACAGTTTAAAACTGTTGCCTATCCAGTTACAGTTTTAAACCGTTGTCATGTTAATAGGAACGTTTCGAAACCGTTGCTTATTGAGTAACGGATCAAAACcgttgtttaaaattttttgtcaaAACCGTTGTCTTAGGCACTAACTGTGGCAACGGTTTTTCTGTTACCGTTGCCTTAGATAAAAAACTGTTGCCTTTGACCATTGGTAACGGCCGCATATACCACAGGtcaaaaaccgttgccaaagCGTTGCCTAAAGTTTTGGGAACGGTTTTTCAATCTACGGCAACGGTTTTTGACCGTTGCTAAAAGCCTTGTTTGTTGTAGTGAGGGTTAAGGACTTTTAGCTCATTTTCTagatttttagatatttttgggggatagttagttacactcttggagaaggagagagagattccaagctctcactagggttcatcttcatccaatttctgaattttcaatcactctttggtgagatccattgcaattctcaattcactttgttcatgtcatagatcttcttctccaatttcaagtagtatttgtaattgctcaattctcatagatctagaattcaactttgtagttttggatttgatcaattccttgagaatttgattttcattgttgttttttgataattgttgttagttccttgtgttgcaatacttttaattctatttttcttctcatttttactatgactttcattcttgctcatcaaatgtttgataaaatgtcaacactagttatggagtagaaatttcttacttggcatagggtttgggccattagaagaagttgaatagttgtgtcaattgttgatttggaattagggattgctaattgacttggagtgcactaaagctagatttccatgaggtgaagctaggacttgtgactcaagttgattattctcatttgactttcctctatacctaggggttaactaaatgaagcaaggcctaattgttgtcatcattgaaggaactataaggatagaatttctaatgccaaccctaagccaagtcttttaatgattgattgtttgtttcctattactttgctaaaaccttcaagGAATCCTAACAAGGctttctaatcaataagatgcacactttagcaattccaagggaggacgactcgggagaatagtactctcggttatagattgtaggattgtttggtgcgaagtttaagtgtcgattagactatactcacgatcgtattcatcattgaattctaaatcggcatgctaaatttcgtttatcaagacgacccgaggtttgaatacttcagtttatttttatagggtttgttacttgtgacaatcaaatgtttgtatgaaaggattctaGTTGGtatagaagctatactttcaacgagaacttattgtgaaattctttaccacACAAAAATCTGATCATCACAATGCGCCGCGATTCCACTGGATAGCAGCAATGGTAGAGGAAGGAGATCCTGGACGGGCCTTGCGGATTCACCTGAGCTAGTGGAGGAGGATGATGTAGAGGATGGAGATATTGAGCCGACACTGGATATGGTGGTCTACCAGCAGCTCGAGCCCCCGCATCCACCAACTGAAGGTAGCGATGCATAGAGCCTATCTCTATTTAGATTAGCATGcatgcacggaggaccgtgTAAAACTTAAATGTGGGAGAGGTTTCTCAAATTTTTAGACCATAAAATTCCTTTTCTGAACACTTGCACTCTATTTTGATTTCtattattatgtttttttataaatatctgTTAGTAACTCTTAACTGTTGCACTTGCACTTTCCTATTTtggttgtatatatatatatatatattagctTATTCCTAGTTTTATTTCaagctattgtatttttattttggtctGTTTATATTCTAGAGATCTTAGTTGTGATTGGATGATGTGAATAGTAGATAGTACCTAATTCATTTCCTCGTAAATGTTCATGATGATTCTTGGATAGTGGAAATTAGGAAAAAGAACTAGGATTTTTAAATTTCATCTAACACATCATACATACATAGATAATAAAATTgttgaaaacaagaaaaattttcaaaaaatatctttttaggGCGTCCCATTGATTTGAGTTGAAATTTCTTTTTGAACTTGCTTGAACTATTTTGTGAAACATAGAAAAGAGCTCGAACAAACAATCTTGTGAGTTGTTGAGCTTTTAATGTGTAGCTGCATCGTTTTAACCAtaattttcattcttgtgtgctATTCTCTTTTATGATTATAATCTTGGTTTTGTTCAATTCTTTATGTCCAATATTTGATGTTTGAATGGATTTagaatgattgaggccattgttgcAATTAAAGCTCACATACTCATATAGCTTCACCCTTGTCTACCGTTGTTAACCACTTTTAAGCCTTATCAACCCCTCTTATTCTTGATATTAGCACATCATAACCCTAAGAAAAAAATCATGAATGTTCTTGATTTgcatctttggttagcttaggCTAATGAGTGTGTatcatttaagtgtgggagagTTTTAGAAAACATCGGTAGAGGAGAAAAGTATTTTAGGTGttcattgaaaattttaaaaaatggatACATATTCATGTGTTAATTGCTTAAATCATatacattttgaaaattttttatatattatgtttcaaaaagaaaagaaaaagaaaaaagaaagaaagaaaaagaaaaaaagaaaagagaaaaacaatagaAAGGGGACAAAGGTTAccccaaagaaaagaaaaaaatgtgaaTAATGAATGCATATGTGATGTGAATGGGAAAGAATGCATAAATGTGTGGAAAAGTAaataatgggtagttagatttcATTATAGTGATTAGGTTGTTATAGATTAGGTAGATGTTTAgactaatcaaagattcaaattcttaatccacttaaccataaacatattaccttgaccctaaccccattacaaccttcaGAAGTCTTCATGATACTTGCATACATGTAtcaaatttttgttgattgttagatgaagaacaaattttagaaagcatgattagagtgtatacacatcCTGTGAGGGATTTGATTGCTCAATTCTATATTTTCATCTATTATTATGCATCATCCTTCAAGTAACTACATtcttttgaaaactaaaattgaTTCATGGGATTGTAATTGCATTgaattattacttttttttagccctgtatatttatattcttgattgggaatttgtttgttcgttttgaccaagtcaatagAAACCTATAGATAGAGGTAGATAGTATCAATTAGaatagttgcatgcatataaGTAGGTTCATTCAATAAGTTGTTTATCTTTGATCCTTCTCCTTTGTGATTAGCACGAGGacatgctattatttaagtgtgtaGAAATTGATGAGTCTACATTTTATGGTAACTTTTTGTTTGAATTGTGTAGATTTCATCACAAAAACTTACATTTATTCACTTGCACACTTTCCTATGCGTACGAACAAGAGGAGTTTCAACAAGTATGCGTAATCACACATGCCTGTGCACATGCACAAGTACGAATGCATGCCTC
This window contains:
- the LOC130974895 gene encoding uncharacterized protein LOC130974895, translating into MFKKFIENEIDSKSSAELRAKFFKNIEVKREKMSSGQQQHQPPPPLKRIKTLSDREREQLLRKNGVQANDKQNFVEKPKVAKEKGQNLKKSKVQKEASMTRSQGSTCRQEKELPSKSTAMAHKNTTEVDSRMSQDLKGKETTIEDDIEDCGSLQERPTKKGKTRQFASMPIDTFLKLNNEPDGEEQLDENEGDIIEEQDKDYINPTEAENLDNTLKVRAVLSLSMAYYANFDIAYLCIETTVKKTRGPTQCLKIHARQLEDREQITLDSEGEAIGPTDEAENNLSKFLGTVARNSDFCPLIYTNWKGIKDKEAIWEYVQAKFIIPTEGKRMVLARINDNWRRYKITIKQTHFLPYKYVNEMLKNRPKSIPESHFHKLIAYWRTEKVKKMSVQNKKNRAQQKFRHRKGPINFARIRARLAASKKNNEPPTQAEMFVETRQSTKGKSLDEDTLDVIAHLQAENKKSKESAIRAFQSIFGKEKAGRVRCHGRVTTPTLLKKNEEIATLKQQHATEKATLENKVDVMQKEVDELKSLVKMMLQ